In Panacibacter ginsenosidivorans, the following proteins share a genomic window:
- a CDS encoding YhcH/YjgK/YiaL family protein: MIIDRLDNAHHYSLMHSGIAKAFEWLQMTDLHTIDAGKYFIDAENIFAIVQEYETLDATNEQMEAHKKYIDVQYMINGEELVGLALLSNQAISKPYEEETDFLQVADAPSFFATLSAGNFMIFYPTDLHMPCIKINTPAMVKKVVVKVAL; this comes from the coding sequence ATGATTATTGATAGATTGGATAATGCACATCATTACTCATTAATGCACTCCGGTATAGCAAAAGCATTTGAATGGTTGCAAATGACAGACCTGCATACAATTGACGCAGGAAAATATTTTATTGACGCAGAAAATATTTTTGCTATTGTACAGGAGTACGAAACGCTTGATGCTACCAATGAACAAATGGAAGCACATAAGAAATATATTGATGTGCAATACATGATAAATGGTGAAGAACTGGTTGGTCTTGCATTATTAAGCAATCAAGCCATTTCAAAACCTTATGAAGAAGAAACAGATTTTTTGCAGGTTGCAGATGCACCTTCTTTCTTTGCAACTTTATCAGCAGGTAATTTTATGATCTTCTACCCTACTGACCTGCACATGCCATGCATAAAAATAAATACACCTGCAATGGTAAAAAAGGTAGTTGTCAAAGTCGCTCTGTAA